Within Planococcus citri chromosome 2, ihPlaCitr1.1, whole genome shotgun sequence, the genomic segment agttcattttatcgagtgaaagggttttttcaactttttcaacggatatgtaaaaataggggtcaaatgggtcaacttcacctataaaaactttttttcatgtttttaaatcgaaaaatcgccttttttcgcaaactttgaattttttaaatcgactttgcaacatggtaccatcccaatttttgaatatgttgttcggcatgaaaagttgtccataatatattttttccagaatttttgagagtcggaacgatatgaaaactacgttttgaaacttttggaggtaattttttgtacgaaataaagtggcaacactgctttttatgatatcaccaaaaagcatttcaaaaacctccaactatgagaaaaagttccattttggtaggtatcgcggttattgagtaatccatcTGATGTAATGGATGTTATTTCagaatcactgaaaactttgacaccctctggctgcctttaaaaatgagctagagggctgcgatttgcgctattggtcatcccttcgaaaggtctttccacaggaaaattttcaaaaaaatcgcacgAACCCCCCTACCCCAATTGACGTGGTATGACCCATTTAAAAGAAGAACTCGTACTACTAAAATATAATATGAATGGTgctattcaagaaggtcctatcgaccaataggacctttttgaggagttcatgaaatttgaatctctgacaTTTTCTGCACACAATGGTGCAAACCACAGCGCACTATGTGGTGTTTTTCACAAACAGCAGCCATATGGAGTTAGTGAGGCCGGCCCACCACAGTGACTTGGATGGCAAAAAAAGGGCGCATATGGGGTTTTACAACAAAACTCAAGAGTTGGAAGTAGTGATTtcttagtaattttcaacgaggaattcgaatccgatgtccttttttttgcccgaccccttgggggagggggagtgggGTGCGacggaaatcaaattttgtaaaaatgaaaaaatcgagtgattctgaatttaattttttcctcaaaagttgGTGTTTTAAACTTGTAAATTACGTACCTAACAAGTTGTCTgaactatttcatgtttttggtgggtttgagaaggaataaaatcgatttttaggtggaataaccgcaagaaggtcctgtcgtttcaagaaggtcctatcaaggtctcttttgtaaagcgctcccatggaaatattggtggtgaaaaaaaaattactacgcaggaaataaatagtggaaagatgcttctgttcaacaaaaaaaaaaccggagctcgctatatcattgtaaaccaaaatagcaaaacaccgaaatataaaaatgtgtttttctcaaaaccagttttttggcgataggaccttcttgaatagcACCATTCATATGTTctctttcaaattcaataatttgatACAACACTCGATACCTGTTTCTCAagggggtgtctaaaaaaaggggtgggaagagtaggtgtttcaaaaaaagtcagttcaataaattaatcaaaattaccacaatATCATTTGGTTTCACTCAAATATTTTataaagtctactcacccaactactaatgaaaccaccattgattggtcttgaCCCTCCCTGGGATTGGTGGGGCATGCTTGATTTTTcgagtaacacacaactgaatcatatgtatttgaaaaacgaatataGACGTGCGATCAAATAGaatgttttcgaggtcactgaatacgaatatgaacttattttctgggtctaacccctcaaagcccctctgagTACAAAAAGATTGgggtacaaaattttgaaaaattgtgaaaaaacgtgtgatacatcgaatgatacgttttcgaggtcgctgagtacgaatacgagcttattttttgggccctaCCCCGCAAAGCTCCTAACTGTCCCAAAAAGGGgggcaacatttttttaaaattgtaaaaatcatgtGATAGGTAcgtatatcgaatggtatgttttcgaggtcgttgaGTACAAATATAAACTTATTTTTCGGGACCATCCCCGCAAAGCTCTCAACTGACCCATGAAAGggtcacaattttgaaaaatcgtgaaaagtcgagtgatgtatcgaatggtatgttatTGAGAACACTGAACCCGGATATGAACTTTTTTCTGCTTGCGATTCCCtaaatatgataaaaattttaaaaacccgccaaaaatcgtgtaatatgtacttagttaTCAACTCTGTGTGTAGTGAAGCCAACAATTTATTTCAAGTAAATTATTTCTTCTGTTTCCTGTAGTTTTTCTTATATTAACTCATTAAATATTTACCCAGATACCACCACCACTACTCCTACCTTTAGCTGGGCAAATACCCAGTAAAGTACTAATACGTACGACCCTGTTGGAAACCCGTTTGTGTATTTCACTTTTGGAGACGAGGAATGCATGGGTAGAAACTGGAAGAATTGAGTGCAGGTATAAATGACAGACTAAACAGATGAAGGGAAGGTGGTTGCTTCTGTCTGCGAAACACTGGAAACACATGTATTTTACCATTAATGAAGGTTCGAAGACGAATACACATTATTTTTCGCGCGAAGAATTTGTCTTCTCAACTACGTACATTATCACACAGCCTAAAATGAACGGATAATTCGTAGAAACTAGCTGTTTAGGACAAAGTACATAGAAGCCAGGTCAGGTCAGGTAGCAGGTTGCTCTCACTCAAGGGGTAAGGTATTAATCACACATCGACGTATTTTTCTTATGCTCGattattttccatttccttCCATTACTTTCAagttgataaataaataaatgtatgAGTAGGtaatacaaatatgtactacttggatttttgaaagaaaaaaaaatagcatcgAGTATAGACTTACACTGAACGCGAAGAACAACCTTCATAAACACTGCGGGGTTATTTTTCGAGAAGCATTTATAAACTCCAGTATCCCACATGTTGGCATCCTTGATTACGACATTTTTCTTATTTGGTGCCAACActtgtatgaaatttttcgcCTATTAAATTGAGAACAAGAAGGTACATATTAATAAATCTTGTTTTGGCCagtaaataccaaaaaaaaaaaatctgcgtaTATAATATTAATCATGATCAGGGCAATTACTTTCGTATTGGTGTTGATCAGCCATTCTACTTCATCTACATCGGAACAAGGTATGGTGAAGTTTTTCTCGTGATGATTTATGCAAAGTGTTAAAAGCGAGTTGTTTCTGTATGGAATTTCCAAACCTGTCGAAATTATGTTTCATATTATACATATTACCTATTAATAATTGCAATAATGTAAATCCAAGCGc encodes:
- the LOC135836930 gene encoding uncharacterized protein LOC135836930 isoform X2; protein product: MTRNPLILFVVLISCSVSSIGLEIPYRNNSLLTLCINHHEKNFTIPCSDVDEVEWLINTNTKAKNFIQVLAPNKKNVVIKDANMWDTGVYKCFSKNNPAVFMKVVLRVQYRSNHLPFICLVCHLYLHSILPVSTHAFLVSKSEIHKRVSNRVVRISTLLGICPAKDG
- the LOC135836930 gene encoding uncharacterized protein LOC135836930 isoform X3, whose amino-acid sequence is MTRNPLILFVVLISCSVSSIGLEIPYRNNSLLTLCINHHEKNFTIPCSDVDEVEWLINTNTKAKNFIQVLAPNKKNVVIKDANMWDTGVYKCFSKNNPAVFMKVVLRVQYG
- the LOC135836930 gene encoding uncharacterized protein LOC135836930 isoform X1, coding for MTRNPLILFVVLISCSVSSIGLEIPYRNNSLLTLCINHHEKNFTIPCSDVDEVEWLINTNTKAKNFIQVLAPNKKNVVIKDANMWDTGVYKCFSKNNPAVFMKVVLRVQYRSNHLPFICLVCHLYLHSILPVSTHAFLVSKSEIHKRVSNRVMDDHHYHQHSSEVHYVILVGNNKRKTIQSKIHNEQSQKSPY